The region GAAAGGTCAGAGAATGAAACATCTGCAGGTGCGTAGTGAGAAAGGATTCAAGGTGATTGCCGGCACGGATCGTTCGGAAGCGGCGACCATGGTGCTGCAGGCCGGCGAATCAACGGGTGGCCCGGACAACACCCATTCAGGAAGCGATCAGTGGCTGTTCGTTCTGGCCGGCAAGGGTCGGGGTACCGTGAACGGCCGGGAAGTCGCACTGCAGACGGGCACGCTTCTTCTCATCGAAGCCGGAGAGGCCCACCAGATCGACAATACGGGAGACGGGCCCCTGGAGACCTTAAACTTCTATGCCCCTCCGGAGTATTGAGGCGATGGTCGGAAGTCACTCCCTTGGTTTTTCCTTGCATTTTCTCTGTAGGGAATTGAAGATCATATCGAGCACCGCTTTCTGTCTGGCCTCGAATTTATTGAGCACCGCCAGACAGCTTCCCATGGGAAAGCGTTGGTGCAGGTAATCGGCATCCCGGCCTGAGAGGATAATGATTCTGTTTTTACTCAATCCCAAACCGGTGGCATAAGCGAGCACCTTGGCTCCGTCGATTCCGGGCATCTCCAGATCAATCAGCAGCAGATCAAGAGTATCGGTGATCGCCGCCAATCCCTTCACCGGATTGCTGCAGGTGGTCAGTTCCAGGTCAGGAAAGCTCTTCTGGGCATATTCCTTCAATAATGCTAGAAATGCGGTATCGTCATCAATAACAAGGACTTTCATTCCATGATCTCCGGTCGCAGACACAGGCGGCGGTGGGCATGATAACGTTTTTGCCGATCAATGAAAACCCCTCTTTTTCTTGCAATGACGACCTGCAAAATAGCGGCTGGGTAGTGGAAGAACAACAATATGAATGAAGTCGTACGGAACACCGGCGAGCCGGCGCCGATCACAACACCACCATCACAGCACCCGATGGCCTCAAAAAGGTTCCGCATCCCGCCTATGCTCCCCCGCTACCTGGTTCAAGGGGGTTTTCTTCTTTT is a window of Desulfuromonas sp. TF DNA encoding:
- a CDS encoding cupin domain-containing protein — its product is MKHLQVRSEKGFKVIAGTDRSEAATMVLQAGESTGGPDNTHSGSDQWLFVLAGKGRGTVNGREVALQTGTLLLIEAGEAHQIDNTGDGPLETLNFYAPPEY
- a CDS encoding response regulator — translated: MKVLVIDDDTAFLALLKEYAQKSFPDLELTTCSNPVKGLAAITDTLDLLLIDLEMPGIDGAKVLAYATGLGLSKNRIIILSGRDADYLHQRFPMGSCLAVLNKFEARQKAVLDMIFNSLQRKCKEKPRE